In Labrus bergylta chromosome 1, fLabBer1.1, whole genome shotgun sequence, one genomic interval encodes:
- the LOC109975620 gene encoding lysozyme g-like has protein sequence MGSGYSHGDYGDIMKFKSSGASDITAQQDGPTRAKGVDASHALAKKDWERMNKYKDDIFCVAAQHKVDPAVIAGIISRESRAGNTIKDNGGWGDHFKAWGLMQVDVHPDGGNHKKIGAWDSRAHLFQATGILVDFIKKIRKKYPDWSKEYQLEGGIAAYNCGDGKVDPKDADKNTTGGDYANDVLARAQWYREKYNPKTFWGSVWGFFSE, from the exons ATGGGGAGCG GGTATTCACATGGAGACTACGGAGACATCATGAAGTTTAAGTCTTCTGGAGCTTCAGATATAACAGCCCAGCAGGACGGGCCGACGCGGGCTAAAG GTGTGGACGCATCTCATGCACTGGCAAAGAAAGATTGGGAAAGAATGAATAAGTACAAGGATGACATCTTCTGTGTAGCAGCTCAACATAAAGTCGATCCGGCTGTTATTGCTGGCATCATCTCCAGAGAGTCCCGGGCCGGAAATACAATAAAGGACAATGGAGGCTGGGGAGACCATTTCAAAGCCTGGGGACTGATGCAG GTTGATGTCCATCCAGACGGAGGAAACCACAAAAAAATAGGCGCATGGGACAGTAGGGCGCACCTGTTCCAAGCTACAGGGATCTTGGTTGATTTCATCAAAAAGATCCGTAAAAAATATCCAGACTGGAGCAAAGAGTATCAGCTGGAAG GAGGGATTGCAGCCTACAACTGCGGGGATGGAAAAGTCGACCCTAAAGACGCGGATAAAAACACGACAGGTGGAGACTACGCCAATGATGTTTTGGCCAGAGCTCAGTGGTACCGAGAGAAATACAATCCTAAGACTTTTTGGGGGTCCGTTTGGGGGTTCTTTTCTGAATAG